The Methanooceanicella nereidis genome window below encodes:
- a CDS encoding single-stranded DNA-binding protein: MKDLIAPMAEELNRALGIDKDTLENELKQLIQDFKVPAGEAKRSLLKKYRKKEDSGGDENSRDLKPLQYDAGAPQADEGLFKQLKDIRNGDTGITVIVNVIDPQYREITTQNDKTAVIEGMLEDATARVHFTSWVDIPDIFSIRSIVIRNAYVKSFQGMPNVNISESSVLEEYQGDIPGYVTRKCDLSELVDSDGAYNIEVEGDMISIRPGSGIIERCPVCSRVMQKGQCRAHGKLNGVRDLRIKAVIDDGTGSMICVLDRDLTQKLIGKGIDEFSADDPDTLNELIRSKLIGYPFVVKGNVTSGDFGKILVAASISMPAEETGKLARALMGELQ; encoded by the coding sequence ATGAAAGACCTTATCGCGCCCATGGCCGAAGAACTAAACAGGGCGCTTGGGATAGATAAAGATACTCTGGAAAATGAGCTGAAGCAGCTTATTCAGGATTTTAAGGTCCCTGCAGGAGAGGCTAAAAGAAGCTTATTGAAAAAATACAGGAAAAAGGAAGATAGCGGCGGCGATGAAAATTCGCGGGATTTAAAGCCTCTTCAATATGATGCAGGAGCGCCTCAGGCTGACGAGGGGCTGTTCAAGCAGCTAAAGGACATCAGGAACGGCGACACGGGAATAACAGTCATAGTAAATGTCATAGATCCCCAGTACAGGGAAATAACCACCCAGAACGATAAGACCGCCGTCATCGAGGGAATGCTCGAGGATGCCACTGCAAGGGTACATTTTACATCGTGGGTGGATATACCTGACATATTTTCCATCAGGTCGATAGTGATCAGGAACGCGTACGTCAAGAGCTTTCAGGGTATGCCTAATGTCAATATCAGCGAGAGTTCCGTGCTTGAAGAGTACCAGGGAGATATACCGGGATACGTTACGAGAAAATGCGACCTGTCAGAGCTGGTGGATAGCGATGGAGCATATAATATAGAGGTCGAAGGCGATATGATATCGATAAGGCCGGGCTCCGGGATCATAGAAAGATGCCCTGTGTGCAGCAGGGTCATGCAAAAAGGACAGTGCAGGGCTCACGGAAAGCTTAACGGCGTCAGGGACCTGCGTATAAAGGCCGTGATCGACGACGGCACCGGCTCGATGATATGCGTGCTTGACAGGGACCTGACACAAAAGCTGATAGGAAAAGGCATCGATGAGTTCTCAGCGGATGATCCGGATACATTGAACGAACTGATAAGGTCGAAACTAATAGGATACCCGTTCGTCGTGAAGGGTAACGTGACCAGCGGAGACTTCGGAAAGATACTCGTGGCCGCGTCGATCAGTATGCCGGCAGAGGAGACAGGTAAGCTTGCAAGGGCGCTGATGGGGGAGCTGCAATGA
- a CDS encoding RPA family protein: MSEAGSKKVIERETSRRVFAREFNDSDLQHGDRVDRSPNFIITPTGVVCNRIFVVGVLTEVENIGGEGQALYRARVADPTGVFTVYAGQYQPVAASFLSKAETPAYVAVVGKARVFNPEKGSFYTSIRPEEINSVEEWVRDRWVYHTARFTAERIRMMEKALSSGLRGAELTRQLSVLTDDAIGVSRAIDHYGVSFTTLNAYKHMIVEALSTIAGEERYVQEAAEAETAVVETDAESVIEELLSGMDEGKGVSYEELLEKAEKYGYGETDVDRALNILMDKGRCYEPKIGILRLIK, from the coding sequence ATGAGCGAAGCCGGCAGTAAAAAGGTCATCGAAAGAGAGACGTCCAGGAGGGTTTTCGCCAGAGAGTTCAACGATTCCGACCTCCAGCATGGCGATAGGGTGGACAGGTCGCCAAACTTTATTATAACGCCCACAGGCGTGGTATGTAACAGGATATTTGTCGTGGGCGTGCTTACCGAAGTGGAAAATATCGGCGGCGAAGGCCAGGCGCTATATCGGGCAAGGGTCGCGGACCCGACAGGAGTATTTACGGTCTACGCGGGACAATATCAGCCCGTAGCGGCATCATTCCTATCAAAGGCGGAGACGCCGGCCTATGTAGCGGTAGTGGGCAAGGCGAGAGTCTTCAACCCGGAAAAAGGCTCATTTTATACGTCCATAAGGCCGGAAGAGATAAACAGCGTAGAAGAATGGGTCCGTGACAGGTGGGTCTACCACACTGCGAGATTTACAGCAGAGCGCATAAGGATGATGGAAAAAGCCCTTTCAAGCGGCCTGAGAGGAGCGGAGCTGACCAGGCAGCTGTCGGTCCTGACGGATGACGCCATCGGCGTCTCAAGAGCGATCGACCATTACGGGGTATCGTTCACGACGCTTAATGCTTATAAGCATATGATAGTGGAAGCCTTATCCACCATCGCCGGCGAAGAGCGATATGTACAGGAGGCCGCAGAAGCTGAAACTGCTGTTGTGGAGACTGACGCCGAAAGCGTCATAGAGGAGCTTTTAAGCGGCATGGATGAAGGGAAAGGCGTAAGCTATGAGGAACTGCTTGAAAAGGCAGAAAAATATGGCTATGGTGAGACGGATGTGGACCGGGCGCTCAATATCCTGATGGACAAAGGGCGATGCTATGAGCCAAAGATAGGGATATTAAGGTTAATAAAGTGA
- a CDS encoding sensor histidine kinase, whose protein sequence is MSSIRTRTAFILIAISIISILILGSIWVKTSNDRLKNDIDVSNLQDSRYIANYVHMYMENITSSVNVIASDQNTINAIKEGDIKSLSKIAWNLNGSITQANAVHISDSSGSIIYTTRPSNISKISQYEWYDDTIPKNQSRITGIYFSPGQQDYVFAIISPVMDEREYAGNIIVAVNINDIEKNVKGQIIDPTKNILLVDDRGNVVFCNNETLTKKHENRSAILPVRDLLNGREGSVEYFDEPEGQLLIAGYYPVPVIGWGVVITTPATLLYEQFLEQLKWIAGTLVFLTMILSAFSYYVSKYLTDPVVRLSDTMKLTSSGDYSLRVESSRKDEIGDLARTFNSMMDELEVKNERLMMEKIRSELYLDLMSHDINNMNQSAIGYLELALHRLKLDEDTKTYILKPLESMRNSSKLIENIRKLKQAEDDKAKRTVFDINLMLKDVIAQFSHVQGRNVTINYSPKEGCRTEADELLRDVFVNLIGNAIKHSEGPVTIDVDLSPVNFENKEYYQVSISDNGPGIPDDKKSRIFRLKPERLRSGIRGLGLYLVKSLVSDYHGHVYVEDRVPGDSSKGSRFVVLLPRHQK, encoded by the coding sequence ATGAGTTCTATAAGGACTCGAACAGCATTTATTCTTATAGCGATAAGCATTATCAGCATCCTTATCCTCGGTTCGATATGGGTAAAGACGTCAAATGACAGGCTGAAAAACGACATAGATGTATCCAACCTTCAGGACTCCCGCTATATAGCCAACTATGTTCATATGTACATGGAAAATATTACGAGCTCTGTCAATGTCATAGCATCAGACCAGAACACAATAAACGCTATCAAAGAAGGTGATATTAAAAGCCTGAGCAAGATAGCCTGGAACCTGAACGGTAGCATCACTCAAGCTAACGCTGTGCATATATCCGATAGCAGTGGTTCGATCATATATACGACAAGGCCGTCGAACATATCAAAAATATCACAATATGAATGGTATGATGATACGATACCAAAAAATCAATCCCGGATTACAGGCATCTATTTTAGTCCGGGACAGCAGGATTATGTTTTCGCAATAATATCTCCGGTCATGGATGAAAGAGAGTATGCGGGTAATATCATAGTCGCTGTAAATATAAACGATATTGAAAAAAACGTTAAGGGCCAAATAATTGACCCTACAAAAAACATATTACTCGTCGATGATAGGGGTAATGTTGTCTTCTGCAACAATGAGACACTTACAAAAAAACACGAGAACAGATCTGCCATTTTACCTGTCAGGGATTTGTTGAACGGCAGGGAAGGGAGTGTAGAGTATTTCGACGAGCCCGAAGGTCAGCTTTTAATAGCAGGGTATTATCCTGTCCCTGTCATAGGGTGGGGAGTCGTGATCACGACACCGGCTACTTTACTCTACGAACAGTTCTTAGAGCAATTGAAATGGATAGCCGGCACATTAGTCTTCCTGACCATGATCCTATCCGCATTCAGCTATTATGTGTCAAAGTACCTGACGGACCCGGTAGTCAGGCTATCGGATACGATGAAGCTCACGTCTTCCGGTGATTATAGCCTGCGGGTAGAGTCATCGAGGAAGGATGAGATAGGAGACCTTGCCCGGACATTTAACTCAATGATGGATGAGCTGGAAGTTAAAAATGAAAGGCTGATGATGGAAAAGATAAGGTCAGAGCTATACCTTGATCTCATGAGCCATGACATCAACAACATGAACCAGTCGGCCATAGGCTATCTAGAGCTGGCCCTTCACAGGCTTAAACTTGATGAAGATACAAAGACATATATTTTAAAGCCTCTGGAGAGCATGAGGAACAGTTCAAAGCTCATAGAAAATATCAGGAAGCTTAAACAGGCAGAGGATGATAAAGCTAAGAGAACTGTTTTTGACATAAACCTCATGCTTAAGGATGTTATAGCCCAGTTCTCGCATGTGCAGGGCAGGAATGTCACTATAAATTACTCACCAAAAGAAGGATGCCGGACAGAAGCTGACGAGCTTCTCAGGGATGTCTTCGTCAACCTTATTGGGAACGCGATCAAACATTCTGAAGGGCCGGTAACTATAGACGTCGATCTTTCCCCGGTGAATTTCGAGAACAAAGAGTATTACCAGGTCTCTATCAGCGATAACGGGCCCGGTATCCCCGATGATAAAAAGTCCCGGATATTCAGGCTAAAGCCGGAAAGATTAAGATCGGGTATCAGAGGCCTTGGGCTGTACCTTGTAAAATCACTAGTGAGCGATTATCACGGGCACGTCTATGTGGAGGACAGGGTCCCGGGAGACAGCAGCAAAGGCAGCAGGTTCGTGGTATTGCTTCCCCGACATCAAAAATAA
- a CDS encoding PAS domain S-box protein — MIRIGGRVLIINEEKLYRADNIDGNGIAFNFLDKNDREYNDLVRSLFKVLKNSQIPFVACRPDGRILACNIAFSLLTGYTMEELKYLNIKRDLTPKDLQEMDSRIFEKFFNTGIPISFEKEYVRRDGSRVSVELFLQLAYDDAGNILFYYSFITDLTERKRAENGFRETQKFLNNLFNYANAPIIVWDHDFIITRFNHAFERLTGHLSCEVIGKELSILFPSSSREDSLDMIRRTLSGEHWDSVEIPILCRDGEVRIVLWNSANIYDEDNKTLLATIAQGQDITGRKQVEEELRETRDYLDKMFNYANAPIIVWDHDFIITRFNHGFERLTGYHSCEVIGKELSVLFPDNCRDECLDNIERTLSGEHWDSVEIPIRCKNGDIRIALWNSANIHKDDGVSIMATIAQGQDITERKTAEIALRDSEEKFKKLIEDLQVGVMLLDGSGNILVSNQAARSMIGVRFKDKKIRNILDPTWTKWKYIQEDGSPLSPENNPIPKCYETRKPVKDIVIGLSYPDTDKIVWVLMNVEPFLSQDGSIRQVICTLSNVTERRKVDEALKEAKMQAELYLDLMGHDINNLNQIGIGYLELANMSLDIQENDRMMISKPLEVLKSSSNLISNVRKLQQAKTCKIRMEPLDIGKILCEVREQYSKIPGKDIDINYINVNGCYVMANELLNDVFLNILGNAIKHTNDKVVIDVVLSEVINGGQKYYRVSIADNGPGIPDGQKELIFNRLYRGSTKAKGKGLGLFLVKTLVEKFDGLVWVEDKMPGDHNGGSKFVVMLPAYEPTAK, encoded by the coding sequence ATCATTCGTATAGGGGGCAGGGTCCTTATCATCAACGAGGAAAAGTTATACAGAGCTGACAATATCGATGGTAATGGAATTGCTTTTAATTTCCTCGATAAAAATGATCGCGAATATAATGACCTGGTAAGATCACTTTTTAAAGTTTTAAAGAACTCACAGATACCATTCGTTGCATGCCGCCCGGACGGCCGTATACTTGCATGTAACATCGCTTTTTCCCTGTTGACCGGTTATACGATGGAAGAGCTGAAATACCTGAACATTAAGAGGGACCTGACTCCAAAAGACCTGCAAGAAATGGATTCCCGGATTTTCGAAAAATTTTTTAATACGGGCATACCTATCAGTTTTGAAAAAGAGTATGTCAGAAGGGACGGCTCTCGTGTCTCCGTGGAATTATTTTTACAGCTGGCATATGATGATGCAGGAAATATTCTTTTCTATTACTCTTTCATCACCGACCTTACCGAACGTAAACGAGCTGAGAATGGGTTTCGGGAAACGCAAAAATTTTTGAATAACCTGTTCAATTATGCCAACGCTCCCATAATCGTGTGGGACCATGATTTCATCATCACCCGCTTCAACCATGCGTTCGAAAGGCTTACAGGTCATCTTTCCTGCGAGGTGATAGGTAAGGAGCTTAGCATTCTATTCCCCTCATCCAGCCGCGAAGATTCGCTGGACATGATAAGGCGCACATTATCGGGGGAACACTGGGATTCCGTGGAGATACCAATCCTTTGCAGGGATGGCGAGGTAAGGATCGTATTATGGAACTCCGCGAATATTTACGATGAGGATAATAAGACGCTTTTAGCTACGATCGCTCAGGGACAGGATATAACCGGACGTAAACAGGTTGAGGAAGAGCTCAGGGAGACCCGGGACTATCTCGATAAGATGTTCAATTATGCCAACGCTCCCATAATCGTGTGGGACCATGATTTCATCATTACCCGGTTCAATCATGGGTTCGAAAGGCTGACCGGCTATCATTCGTGCGAGGTGATCGGAAAGGAGCTCAGTGTGCTATTTCCCGATAACTGCCGTGACGAATGCCTGGACAATATTGAAAGAACGCTGAGCGGCGAGCACTGGGATTCAGTGGAGATACCCATCCGCTGTAAGAATGGCGATATACGGATCGCATTGTGGAACTCCGCGAACATCCATAAGGATGACGGGGTATCTATCATGGCGACGATCGCCCAGGGTCAGGACATAACCGAAAGAAAGACAGCGGAGATCGCGCTACGGGATAGCGAGGAAAAGTTCAAGAAGCTCATCGAAGATCTCCAGGTCGGCGTCATGCTCCTTGACGGCAGCGGTAACATTCTTGTAAGCAACCAGGCCGCAAGAAGCATGATCGGCGTAAGGTTCAAGGATAAAAAGATCAGGAACATCCTGGACCCGACATGGACTAAATGGAAGTACATACAGGAGGACGGCAGTCCGCTGTCTCCTGAGAATAACCCTATACCCAAATGTTACGAGACCAGAAAACCGGTCAAGGACATTGTTATAGGCCTATCTTATCCCGACACTGACAAGATCGTCTGGGTGCTCATGAACGTGGAGCCGTTTTTATCGCAGGATGGCAGCATAAGGCAAGTGATATGCACATTAAGCAATGTCACAGAGCGCAGAAAAGTTGACGAAGCCCTTAAAGAAGCAAAAATGCAGGCTGAATTGTATCTTGATCTTATGGGCCATGACATCAACAACCTGAACCAGATCGGCATAGGGTACCTGGAACTGGCGAACATGAGCCTGGATATCCAGGAAAACGACCGTATGATGATATCAAAGCCTCTGGAGGTACTTAAGAGCAGCTCCAATCTTATATCGAACGTCAGAAAGTTGCAGCAAGCGAAGACGTGCAAGATCCGGATGGAGCCGCTGGATATAGGAAAAATTCTTTGTGAAGTGCGCGAGCAATATTCCAAAATACCCGGCAAGGACATCGATATCAATTATATTAACGTCAACGGCTGTTACGTAATGGCGAACGAGCTATTGAACGATGTCTTTTTGAACATCCTGGGAAACGCCATTAAACATACGAACGACAAGGTCGTCATAGATGTCGTTCTGAGTGAAGTGATAAATGGCGGACAAAAATATTACCGCGTCTCGATCGCAGATAACGGTCCCGGCATACCGGACGGGCAAAAAGAGCTCATATTCAACAGGCTATATCGCGGCTCGACGAAGGCTAAAGGCAAAGGTCTTGGCCTGTTCCTTGTTAAGACGCTTGTTGAAAAGTTCGACGGGTTGGTATGGGTAGAAGACAAAATGCCGGGAGACCATAACGGGGGCAGTAAATTCGTAGTGATGCTTCCCGCATACGAACCAACTGCAAAATAG
- a CDS encoding protease inhibitor I42 family protein has translation MRRTVFVKRVVPLLIAVMLVLCAGSVFKMGPKVYTEVNSGDTITVTKDEIFRVKLAENPSTGYSWEITTTPGLQRMGDQYSPSDRTGMLVGSGGVHGWDVKAMNTGLQKVEGVYMRPWEGPQPDDKRFVLYVNVQEKGTLQGLLPDIWRDIDTEDLSFPNLWEDWADKGAKLFPFNIDTGLF, from the coding sequence ATGAGGAGAACGGTGTTTGTTAAGAGGGTAGTGCCGCTATTGATAGCGGTTATGCTTGTGTTGTGCGCGGGCAGTGTTTTCAAAATGGGTCCCAAGGTCTATACTGAAGTGAATAGCGGGGATACGATAACTGTCACCAAGGACGAGATATTCCGGGTAAAGCTTGCCGAGAACCCGTCAACCGGATACTCCTGGGAGATCACTACGACGCCAGGGCTTCAGAGGATGGGCGACCAGTACTCGCCGAGCGATCGCACGGGGATGCTGGTAGGTTCAGGCGGTGTACACGGATGGGATGTCAAGGCGATGAACACTGGCTTGCAGAAGGTAGAGGGTGTATATATGCGCCCGTGGGAAGGCCCGCAACCCGACGATAAGAGATTCGTACTGTACGTTAACGTCCAGGAAAAAGGTACCTTACAGGGTCTGTTGCCTGACATATGGAGGGACATAGATACGGAAGATCTGTCATTCCCGAATTTATGGGAAGACTGGGCTGACAAAGGAGCAAAACTATTCCCGTTTAATATCGATACAGGGCTTTTCTGA
- a CDS encoding METTL5 family protein, producing the protein MKKRKLEMLLEKVQGFERPDVTKEQYVTPAVIASELLYFAYMDGNLDGSVVDLGCGTGVLAIGASLLGTQKIIGIDSDINALKVARKNAEILDAHVDWVCCDVRDVHGHFDTVIMNPPFGAQEKGNDRPFLDKALEIGYVVYSIHNAGSKDFIQKYIKGRGTLTDVVAMKFPIRHTYKFHKKEIALIDVELYKIVVNEEKG; encoded by the coding sequence ATGAAGAAAAGAAAATTAGAGATGCTCCTTGAAAAGGTACAAGGCTTTGAGAGGCCGGACGTCACGAAAGAGCAGTATGTGACACCTGCCGTGATCGCTTCAGAGCTATTATATTTCGCATACATGGACGGAAACCTCGACGGAAGCGTCGTGGATCTCGGCTGCGGCACGGGTGTACTCGCCATAGGGGCGTCATTACTGGGCACACAAAAGATTATAGGTATTGACAGCGATATAAATGCGCTAAAAGTTGCAAGAAAAAATGCAGAGATATTGGACGCACATGTGGACTGGGTCTGCTGTGATGTCAGGGATGTTCACGGGCATTTTGATACCGTGATCATGAACCCCCCTTTTGGAGCGCAAGAAAAAGGGAATGATAGGCCCTTTTTGGATAAGGCCCTGGAGATAGGGTATGTGGTATATTCGATACACAATGCAGGCTCTAAAGATTTTATACAGAAATATATAAAGGGCAGGGGAACCCTGACGGATGTCGTGGCCATGAAATTCCCGATACGGCATACCTATAAGTTTCACAAAAAAGAGATAGCATTAATAGATGTTGAACTATATAAGATAGTTGTAAACGAAGAAAAAGGATAG
- a CDS encoding exosome complex RNA-binding protein Csl4, with the protein MAGNTQAAIHISNVKDSYVQDLAQEFGYQDIVKAKVIDTKNMRLSTVDKNLGVITSQCPRCKINLKFENGKLKCPKCERRENRKLSQDYGKGLI; encoded by the coding sequence ATCGCAGGAAATACTCAGGCCGCAATACACATATCCAACGTTAAAGATTCATACGTACAGGACCTGGCCCAGGAGTTTGGCTACCAGGACATTGTCAAGGCGAAGGTCATCGATACCAAGAACATGAGGCTTTCGACCGTCGACAAGAACCTCGGTGTCATAACCTCGCAGTGCCCAAGGTGTAAGATCAACTTGAAGTTCGAGAACGGTAAGCTTAAATGCCCCAAATGCGAAAGAAGGGAGAACAGAAAGCTATCCCAGGATTACGGGAAAGGATTGATTTAA
- a CDS encoding DNA-directed RNA polymerase subunit L produces MEIKILNKTDTEIEIEIKGEDHTLLNALKSALLMDKAVKIATYDIEFTGISDPVLFVKTDKTEDPIDAVRKASKKLSSDCDEFIKTFSDKSKA; encoded by the coding sequence ATGGAAATAAAGATCTTAAACAAAACGGATACAGAGATAGAGATCGAGATAAAAGGAGAGGACCACACTCTCCTTAATGCGCTGAAATCTGCGCTGCTCATGGATAAAGCGGTGAAGATCGCTACATATGACATAGAGTTCACCGGTATCAGCGACCCGGTCCTTTTTGTCAAGACTGACAAGACCGAGGACCCGATAGATGCCGTACGTAAGGCATCAAAGAAACTGTCGTCGGACTGCGATGAGTTCATCAAGACATTCTCAGATAAATCAAAGGCGTAA
- a CDS encoding tRNA (cytidine(56)-2'-O)-methyltransferase, whose product MSDIVVLRLGHRPERDSRVTTHVGLTSRVLGATGMLLTSDDKSVRESIDRVVKAWGGDFWVKTGISYRSEIKKWKESGGIVVHLTMYGINMPDCIDEIRERFRTESVMIVVGAEKVPGDVYELSDYNVAIGNQPHSEIAALALFLDRLQEGRTLTGDFIGGELKIVPSEHGKTVLKK is encoded by the coding sequence ATGAGCGATATTGTTGTGCTTAGGCTCGGGCACAGGCCTGAGAGAGATTCAAGAGTCACCACCCATGTCGGGCTTACGTCCAGGGTCCTCGGGGCAACCGGCATGCTACTTACGAGCGACGATAAGTCGGTCCGTGAAAGCATAGACCGCGTCGTAAAAGCATGGGGAGGCGATTTCTGGGTAAAGACCGGCATTAGCTACAGGTCCGAGATAAAAAAGTGGAAAGAGTCCGGCGGGATAGTAGTACACCTGACGATGTACGGCATAAACATGCCCGACTGCATAGACGAGATAAGGGAGAGGTTCAGGACAGAGAGCGTAATGATCGTCGTGGGGGCGGAAAAGGTCCCCGGGGATGTCTATGAGCTTTCCGATTATAATGTCGCGATAGGCAACCAGCCTCATTCGGAGATAGCTGCGCTGGCATTATTCCTTGACAGGCTGCAGGAAGGCAGGACATTGACAGGAGATTTCATAGGCGGAGAGCTTAAGATAGTCCCGAGCGAACATGGTAAGACAGTGCTGAAGAAATAG
- a CDS encoding ATP-grasp domain-containing protein — MVKSVLVLGYSSRYIACSARRAGYRVYSVSHYDDLDLEKCTESGARFDDMPENIVPWLERYKVDHVVLGSGFEDARIDSSIVLGNDPDVSRKVLNKVWLANKLKEMGIRQPRIFTRDNVEYPCVAKPIRGGGGHKNFLVTDASMLPPEDEYFLQEFIRGKPLSVSVLSSEDDAVPVALNEILVGKKWLGQDLEFGYCGNVTPYQSRYKEEMFETSKKLIKALKLVGSNGVDFMVNENGPYVLEINPRFQGSLDSVELATGENLFQAHVDAINGDLREFGIKRYGYKGIFFARRTTRVTGNMLRPMIADVPRVGSVFEKGEAIVTVMGKGDKRSSAVGMVRDNLKFVKANLKVSRN; from the coding sequence ATGGTAAAGTCTGTTCTCGTCCTGGGCTACAGTTCAAGGTATATCGCCTGTTCGGCACGTCGTGCAGGCTACAGGGTATATTCGGTAAGCCATTATGATGACCTTGACCTGGAAAAATGTACGGAGTCAGGGGCGAGATTCGATGACATGCCCGAGAACATAGTACCCTGGCTTGAACGCTATAAGGTGGATCACGTAGTACTGGGCTCGGGATTTGAGGATGCGAGGATCGATAGCTCCATTGTGCTGGGTAATGACCCGGATGTTTCTCGTAAGGTCTTGAATAAAGTATGGCTCGCCAATAAGTTAAAAGAGATGGGCATAAGGCAGCCGAGGATCTTTACCAGGGATAACGTAGAATATCCGTGCGTCGCGAAGCCTATACGGGGCGGCGGCGGGCATAAAAACTTTTTAGTAACTGACGCATCGATGCTTCCGCCTGAAGATGAATATTTTTTACAGGAGTTCATCCGCGGCAAGCCGCTTAGCGTCTCGGTCCTATCGAGCGAGGATGATGCGGTGCCGGTAGCATTGAACGAGATACTGGTCGGTAAAAAATGGCTCGGACAGGACCTTGAGTTCGGATATTGCGGAAATGTCACGCCCTATCAGTCCAGGTATAAAGAAGAGATGTTCGAGACATCAAAAAAGCTTATCAAGGCATTAAAGCTGGTCGGCTCAAACGGCGTCGACTTTATGGTGAACGAGAACGGCCCATATGTGCTGGAGATAAATCCTCGCTTTCAGGGAAGCCTGGACTCGGTAGAGCTTGCCACGGGCGAAAACCTATTTCAGGCGCACGTGGACGCGATCAACGGAGACCTGCGGGAGTTCGGGATAAAAAGATACGGGTATAAGGGGATATTCTTTGCCCGGCGCACGACCAGAGTTACGGGAAATATGCTTCGCCCCATGATCGCCGACGTCCCGAGAGTGGGAAGCGTTTTCGAGAAAGGGGAAGCCATAGTGACCGTGATGGGGAAAGGCGATAAACGAAGCTCTGCGGTCGGAATGGTCAGGGATAACCTGAAGTTCGTAAAAGCCAACCTGAAAGTATCAAGGAACTGA
- a CDS encoding transcription factor translates to MSVLDNKAIRGYILRLVGDDGMTIVEKMLEKVPDTEVTDEKVAEVSGINLNLVRKTLYILYENHLAMYRRERDKDSGWLTYLWKLDLNNAEHMLKNESRKLIKKLERRLIFENNEFYICQEEPPHRILFEYAMETNFVCPVDGSPLVYHDNILDKQALQKRIEALKESVKL, encoded by the coding sequence GTGTCCGTGTTAGATAATAAGGCAATAAGGGGCTATATATTAAGGCTCGTAGGCGATGATGGTATGACCATCGTCGAGAAGATGTTGGAGAAAGTGCCGGATACGGAAGTGACCGATGAAAAAGTCGCAGAGGTTAGTGGCATAAACCTTAACCTGGTGCGCAAGACACTTTATATCCTGTATGAGAACCACCTGGCCATGTACAGACGTGAGAGGGACAAGGATAGCGGATGGCTCACATATCTCTGGAAGCTCGACCTGAACAACGCAGAGCACATGTTAAAGAACGAGTCCAGAAAACTGATAAAGAAGCTGGAAAGGCGCCTTATATTCGAGAACAACGAATTTTATATATGCCAGGAAGAGCCGCCTCACAGGATCCTGTTCGAGTATGCCATGGAGACAAACTTCGTATGCCCTGTGGACGGAAGCCCGCTGGTGTACCATGATAATATCTTAGACAAACAGGCACTTCAAAAGAGGATCGAGGCGCTAAAAGAATCAGTAAAGCTATGA
- a CDS encoding amino acid-binding protein, translating to MWSEIIGKFKGMPSQEKVIRVLLERGFQVNAEGHVVSGAIEIPHTQIAKEVGVDRRVVDATTEMILKDEVLKRVFMNIRSIASLRDVAPMLGLGVIIITPDNAQNVGIITDVTSVIARYNLSIRQAVTDDPFFSDDPKMTLITNDVIPGELVSDLRKLKNVRSVTIL from the coding sequence ATGTGGAGTGAAATCATCGGCAAATTTAAAGGAATGCCGTCACAGGAAAAGGTTATCAGGGTCCTTCTGGAGAGGGGTTTTCAGGTAAACGCCGAGGGGCACGTGGTATCCGGGGCCATCGAGATCCCCCATACCCAGATAGCCAAAGAAGTTGGTGTGGATAGAAGGGTCGTAGACGCTACTACCGAGATGATACTAAAGGATGAGGTCCTTAAGCGGGTGTTCATGAATATCCGTTCGATAGCATCGCTTCGTGATGTCGCGCCCATGCTAGGCCTTGGAGTCATAATCATAACCCCTGACAATGCCCAGAACGTGGGCATCATAACGGATGTAACTAGCGTCATAGCCAGGTACAACCTTAGCATAAGGCAGGCGGTGACCGACGATCCATTCTTTTCGGATGATCCCAAGATGACGTTGATAACAAATGATGTCATACCGGGGGAACTTGTCAGCGATCTGCGGAAGCTCAAGAACGTTAGAAGCGTCACAATATTGTAA